A window of the Candidatus Tanganyikabacteria bacterium genome harbors these coding sequences:
- a CDS encoding HD-GYP domain-containing protein, whose translation MKPLSEFGRSIIGRGLERLGGLRGTSRAVPRVGAKGGKPSLGRDTWKGAVSGVPGPAALVGRSPAAQRILAVLAEHQARRTPFHNPLASPGGRMALAGDLLAVLERHHAYTAGHVRRVGQYSRMLGEAIGLGEAHLERLELGAVLHDIGKTAIPRSILRKEGALTQVEFEIMKHHTTIGADHMLGRVKELASILAIVRQHHERPVGGGYPLNLRGAEIDPLAKIVSIADAFDAMTSTRSYRQGMAPIEAYSRLRKAAGAGQLDAKLVETFIRTFEFRRSGRVIPVADRFRETVGQLAG comes from the coding sequence TTGAAGCCGCTTAGCGAGTTCGGGCGGTCGATCATCGGCCGCGGCCTGGAGCGCCTGGGCGGCCTGCGCGGAACCTCGCGCGCCGTTCCGCGGGTCGGCGCCAAGGGCGGCAAGCCGTCGCTGGGGCGCGACACGTGGAAAGGCGCCGTCAGCGGCGTCCCGGGTCCCGCGGCGCTCGTCGGCCGCAGCCCCGCCGCGCAGCGGATCCTGGCGGTGCTTGCCGAGCATCAGGCCCGGCGGACCCCGTTCCACAACCCGCTCGCTAGTCCGGGAGGCCGCATGGCGCTTGCTGGCGATCTCCTGGCGGTACTCGAGCGGCACCACGCCTACACCGCCGGCCATGTGCGCCGGGTGGGCCAGTACAGCCGGATGCTGGGCGAGGCGATCGGGCTGGGAGAAGCGCACCTGGAGCGGCTGGAACTGGGCGCCGTCCTGCACGACATCGGCAAGACCGCGATTCCGCGCAGCATCCTGCGCAAGGAAGGTGCGCTGACGCAGGTCGAGTTCGAGATCATGAAGCACCACACGACCATCGGCGCCGACCACATGCTGGGCCGCGTCAAGGAACTGGCGAGCATCCTCGCCATCGTCCGCCAGCACCACGAACGGCCGGTCGGCGGGGGCTACCCGCTGAATCTGCGCGGCGCGGAAATCGATCCCCTCGCCAAGATCGTCTCGATCGCGGACGCCTTCGACGCGATGACCAGCACGAGATCGTACCGCCAGGGCATGGCGCCGATCGAGGCCTACTCCCGCCTGCGGAAGGCGGCCGGAGCCGGGCAACTGGATGCCAAGCTCGTCGAGACCTTCATCCGCACCTTCGAGTTTCGCCGGAGCGGGCGCGTGATCCCGGTGGCCGACCGCTTCCGCGAGACCGTCGGCCAGCTCGCAGGTTAA
- a CDS encoding VOC family protein, protein MIRGIHGLFYSSDPEATRAFFRDQVKLPGSDIGEGWWIFDFKEGDMGVHPVDNPADAGDHDVSFYCDDIHGTVADLKGRGVEFTRDVEDHGYGLVTYFKAPGGVTVQLYEPHYTKGASRN, encoded by the coding sequence ATGATCCGTGGCATTCATGGTTTGTTCTATTCGTCCGATCCCGAGGCCACCAGGGCCTTCTTCCGCGACCAGGTCAAGCTGCCGGGCAGCGACATCGGCGAGGGCTGGTGGATCTTCGACTTCAAGGAAGGCGACATGGGCGTCCACCCCGTGGACAACCCTGCCGACGCGGGCGACCACGACGTGTCGTTCTACTGCGACGACATCCACGGCACAGTCGCGGACCTCAAGGGCCGGGGAGTGGAGTTCACCCGCGACGTCGAGGACCACGGCTACGGTCTGGTGACCTACTTCAAGGCCCCGGGCGGCGTCACCGTGCAGCTCTACGAGCCGCACTACACCAAGGGCGCCTCCAGGAACTGA
- the ppc gene encoding phosphoenolpyruvate carboxylase, producing the protein MNREVERDRPLRQNVRFLGNLLGDAIRVQAGYEVFELEERLRILCKRRRSHPTRARREQIAALVRDLDTRRAAGVARAFTVYFQLVNLAEQVHRVRRRHQILATGDALVPRSFDAVLGDLSRRGTPQPAIAGVLDRLCVSLVITAHPTEPNRLTVLHKLRRISDNLLDLDRADLEPHRRREIEEWIRGEIEGLWQSDFTRRIAPTVADEVRHSLFYMGGTLIAALPRVLAELQESLDRFYPGLQAPDCLRFGTWIGGDQDGNPAVTPQVIRRTVALRRDAILAYYRRRFDDLYDHLSSSVHQVDPGPDIFAEIRAEYAALPEAQRPSFAKVEHEPFRQKVLLMQSRYEYEADVNRALARDLADIERALLHARAVHLAERVVRPLRRQVAAFGAHFAELDLRQHARAFGIALADLLEARGQADDYLALAESDRRTLLDQILEGGRPERLPREPRRDETRLVLESLDEARRIRFHFGEAVIRNLVISMTREVSDVLGALALLRETDQVRRTPDGLRSDLALVPLFETIDDLRRAPVVMGELFAHPLYRQVLAGHGGRQEVMLGYSDSNKDGGIFTSNWELYKAQRALAAVADAAGVDLSLFHGRGGTISRGGGPTHEAILAQPPGSVRGRLRLTEQGEVLHWKYALPDLAEWNMELVLAATIRASLELPEPPDQGRDAAIERISEAAGRAYRDLLEDPGFGDFFRQATPIAEIGELNIGSRPTTRRPIRSGGEWLAELRAIPWNFAWQQARFLLTGWYGVGSGLAAFAAEEVGNLALLAGWNRSWPFLALLLDNVCVSLAKADMGIARLYADLVEDRALGDRLYDRINAEFELTRDMILAITGRKRLLDHNPMLQKSIMRRNPYVDPLSFLQVDLLRRKRATGREADPETRATLDRLLTLSINGVAAGMRSSG; encoded by the coding sequence ATGAATCGCGAAGTCGAACGCGACCGCCCGCTCCGGCAGAACGTGCGGTTCCTCGGCAACTTGCTCGGCGACGCGATCCGCGTGCAGGCCGGCTACGAGGTCTTCGAGTTGGAGGAGCGCCTGCGGATCCTGTGCAAGCGCCGGCGGTCGCATCCGACGCGAGCCCGCCGCGAGCAGATCGCCGCGCTCGTCAGGGATCTCGACACGCGGCGAGCGGCGGGAGTGGCGCGAGCCTTCACCGTCTACTTCCAGCTCGTGAACCTGGCCGAGCAGGTGCACCGGGTGCGGCGCCGCCACCAGATCCTGGCGACCGGCGACGCATTGGTGCCTCGGTCGTTCGACGCGGTCCTGGGGGACCTATCGAGGCGCGGCACGCCCCAGCCTGCAATCGCGGGCGTCCTCGATCGCCTCTGCGTTTCGCTGGTCATCACGGCCCACCCGACCGAACCGAACCGCCTCACGGTCCTCCACAAGTTGCGGCGCATCTCCGACAACCTGCTCGACCTCGATCGGGCCGACCTGGAACCCCACCGCCGCCGCGAGATCGAGGAGTGGATCCGGGGCGAGATAGAGGGTCTCTGGCAGTCCGACTTCACGCGGCGCATCGCCCCGACCGTGGCGGACGAGGTCCGCCACAGCCTCTTCTACATGGGCGGCACCCTCATCGCGGCGTTGCCCAGGGTCCTGGCGGAGCTGCAGGAGAGTCTCGACCGGTTCTACCCCGGGCTGCAAGCTCCCGACTGCCTGCGCTTCGGCACCTGGATCGGCGGCGATCAGGACGGCAACCCGGCGGTGACCCCGCAGGTGATACGCCGGACGGTAGCCCTGCGCCGCGACGCCATCCTGGCCTACTACCGGCGGCGCTTCGACGATCTGTACGACCACCTGTCTTCGTCCGTGCACCAGGTCGATCCGGGCCCGGACATCTTCGCCGAGATCCGCGCGGAGTACGCCGCCCTGCCCGAGGCCCAACGGCCCAGCTTCGCCAAGGTCGAGCACGAACCCTTCCGGCAGAAGGTGCTGCTGATGCAGAGCCGCTACGAGTACGAGGCCGACGTCAACCGCGCCCTGGCGCGCGATCTCGCCGACATCGAGCGCGCCCTCCTGCACGCCCGGGCGGTCCATCTGGCCGAACGCGTGGTGCGCCCCCTGCGGCGCCAGGTCGCGGCGTTCGGCGCGCATTTCGCCGAACTCGATCTGCGGCAGCACGCCCGCGCCTTCGGAATCGCCCTGGCGGATCTCCTGGAAGCCCGGGGCCAGGCGGACGATTACCTGGCGCTGGCCGAGTCCGACCGGCGAACGCTCCTCGACCAGATCCTGGAAGGCGGCCGGCCGGAGCGCCTGCCGCGCGAGCCGCGGCGCGACGAGACGCGCCTGGTGCTGGAATCCCTCGACGAGGCGCGCCGCATCCGCTTCCATTTCGGGGAAGCCGTCATCCGCAACCTGGTGATCTCGATGACGCGGGAGGTTTCCGACGTGCTGGGCGCCCTGGCCCTGCTGCGCGAGACCGACCAGGTCCGCCGCACGCCGGACGGCCTGCGCTCGGATCTGGCCCTGGTGCCGCTCTTCGAAACCATCGACGATCTCCGGCGAGCCCCGGTCGTGATGGGAGAGCTATTCGCGCACCCCCTCTACCGCCAGGTCCTGGCCGGCCATGGCGGCCGCCAGGAAGTGATGCTCGGCTACTCGGACAGCAACAAGGACGGCGGCATCTTCACGTCCAACTGGGAGCTCTACAAGGCACAGCGCGCGCTGGCCGCGGTCGCCGACGCCGCCGGCGTGGACCTCTCGCTATTCCACGGCCGGGGCGGCACCATCTCGCGCGGCGGCGGCCCCACCCACGAAGCGATCCTCGCGCAGCCTCCGGGGTCGGTGCGGGGCCGCCTGCGCCTGACCGAACAGGGCGAGGTCCTCCACTGGAAGTACGCCCTGCCCGACCTGGCCGAATGGAACATGGAGCTCGTCCTGGCGGCCACCATCCGGGCCTCGCTCGAGTTGCCCGAACCCCCGGACCAGGGCCGCGACGCGGCGATCGAGCGCATCTCGGAGGCCGCCGGCCGCGCCTACCGCGATCTCCTGGAAGATCCCGGCTTCGGAGACTTCTTCCGCCAGGCGACGCCCATCGCCGAGATAGGCGAGCTCAACATCGGGTCGCGGCCGACCACGCGGCGGCCCATTCGCTCCGGCGGCGAATGGCTCGCCGAACTGCGGGCCATCCCCTGGAACTTCGCCTGGCAGCAGGCCCGCTTCCTGCTCACGGGCTGGTACGGCGTCGGCTCGGGACTGGCCGCGTTCGCCGCCGAGGAAGTGGGCAACCTGGCGCTACTGGCCGGCTGGAACCGTTCGTGGCCCTTTCTCGCGCTCCTGCTGGACAACGTCTGCGTGTCCCTCGCCAAGGCCGACATGGGCATCGCCCGCCTGTACGCCGACCTGGTGGAGGACAGGGCCCTGGGCGATCGGCTCTACGACCGGATCAACGCCGAGTTCGAATTGACGCGGGACATGATCCTGGCGATCACCGGCCGCAAGCGCCTCCTGGACCACAACCCGATGCTCCAGAAGTCCATCATGCGGCGCAATCCCTACGTGGACCCGCTGAGCTTCCTCCAGGTGGATCTCCTGCGCCGCAAGCGGGCGACCGGTCGCGAAGCCGATCCGGAGACGCGCGCCACCCTCGATCGCCTGCTGACCCTCTCCATCAACGGCGTCGCGGCCGGAATGCGCTCCTCGGGCTAG
- a CDS encoding isoprenylcysteine carboxylmethyltransferase family protein produces MTALTDLAALVPWLIFFATWWIWSWRARAEVARAETVASRYFHLVLLYASFLLLGARLLPLGPVSARLYEAGPAAGWAGIALEVGGLAFAIWARAALGANWSLNVAVKRDHRLVLAGPYGIVRHPIYTGLLAMFLGAALAFGTAAGFAGTLLMAIAYLRKIRLEERWMREEFGDAYDTYAARVRALVPFVF; encoded by the coding sequence TTGACCGCCCTGACCGATCTTGCGGCCCTGGTGCCGTGGCTGATCTTCTTCGCTACATGGTGGATCTGGTCCTGGCGCGCCCGGGCGGAGGTCGCCAGGGCCGAGACCGTGGCCTCGCGTTACTTCCACCTGGTGCTCCTGTACGCGTCGTTCCTGCTGCTGGGCGCGCGCCTGCTCCCCCTTGGCCCCGTCTCCGCCCGCCTCTACGAGGCCGGCCCCGCTGCCGGCTGGGCGGGCATCGCCCTAGAGGTCGGGGGACTGGCTTTCGCGATCTGGGCCCGGGCCGCGCTGGGCGCCAACTGGAGCCTCAACGTCGCGGTCAAGCGCGATCACCGGTTGGTACTCGCGGGGCCCTACGGCATCGTGCGGCACCCGATCTACACGGGCCTGCTCGCGATGTTCCTCGGGGCGGCCCTGGCGTTCGGGACCGCGGCCGGCTTCGCCGGGACGCTATTGATGGCGATCGCCTACCTTCGCAAGATCCGCCTGGAGGAGCGCTGGATGCGAGAGGAATTCGGCGACGCGTACGACACCTACGCCGCCCGGGTGCGGGCCCTGGTCCCCTTCGTCTTCTAA
- a CDS encoding GNAT family N-acetyltransferase translates to MTQHILTILAVDSLARAAEFYDAAFGWPRRVDVPVYVEYALPDGRGLGVYQRDAFGRNTGVRPAAVPESAITSTELYFHCADLDPAIARMLRAGARVLSERAPRDWGDEAAYFADPEGNVIVLARPLAVPDVQVRELSGADREWLARETERLWGGAVVISRGRAHAPASLPGFVAYLDGERAGVATFRVDGPEAELVTIDAFEPRRGVGSALLGAVELAVAAAGGRRVWLVTTNDNLGAVRFYQRRGYALAALHPGAIADSRRLKPTIPATGTFGIPIRDELVLEKALG, encoded by the coding sequence ATGACGCAGCACATCCTCACCATCCTCGCGGTGGACTCCCTGGCGCGCGCCGCGGAGTTCTACGACGCCGCCTTCGGCTGGCCGCGCCGGGTCGACGTGCCCGTGTACGTCGAGTATGCGCTGCCGGACGGCCGCGGCCTGGGCGTTTACCAGCGCGACGCGTTCGGCCGCAACACGGGCGTGCGGCCCGCTGCGGTGCCGGAGAGCGCGATCACGAGCACCGAGCTGTACTTCCATTGCGCCGATCTGGATCCCGCGATCGCCCGCATGCTCCGAGCGGGCGCGCGCGTCCTCTCCGAGCGCGCGCCCCGCGACTGGGGCGACGAGGCCGCCTACTTCGCCGATCCCGAGGGCAATGTCATCGTCCTGGCGCGGCCGCTCGCCGTTCCGGACGTGCAGGTCCGCGAGCTATCGGGCGCCGACCGCGAGTGGCTGGCGCGGGAGACCGAGCGCCTGTGGGGCGGCGCGGTCGTCATCAGCCGGGGGAGGGCGCACGCGCCGGCGTCGCTGCCGGGCTTCGTCGCCTACCTCGACGGCGAGCGAGCCGGAGTGGCGACATTTCGGGTCGACGGTCCCGAGGCCGAACTCGTGACGATCGATGCCTTCGAACCGCGGCGCGGCGTGGGCTCGGCGCTGCTCGGCGCCGTCGAACTCGCGGTCGCCGCGGCCGGCGGCCGGCGGGTCTGGCTGGTGACCACCAACGACAACCTCGGTGCCGTACGCTTCTACCAGCGGCGCGGCTACGCGCTCGCCGCGCTTCATCCGGGCGCCATCGCGGACAGCCGCCGCCTCAAGCCCACCATCCCGGCGACCGGCACTTTCGGCATTCCCATCCGCGACGAACTCGTCCTCGAGAAGGCGCTGGGCTGA
- a CDS encoding cytochrome c — protein sequence MRKALAILVAAAIPVTFASAAFAAKGDAAKGKAIYVRSCAMCHGAISAGKPTLPNAADFFKGQFKLTKGAEKEMDKLIKVGGAAYGKGGTAQMPPQPQLSDKDRADVIAFIKTMKKGK from the coding sequence GTGCGGAAAGCTCTCGCCATCCTCGTCGCCGCCGCTATCCCCGTCACCTTCGCCAGTGCCGCGTTCGCCGCCAAGGGCGATGCCGCCAAGGGCAAGGCGATCTACGTGAGGTCCTGCGCCATGTGCCACGGCGCCATCAGCGCCGGGAAGCCGACGCTGCCCAATGCCGCCGACTTCTTCAAGGGCCAGTTCAAGCTCACCAAGGGCGCCGAAAAGGAGATGGACAAGCTGATCAAGGTCGGCGGGGCCGCCTACGGCAAGGGCGGCACCGCCCAGATGCCCCCGCAGCCCCAGCTATCGGACAAGGATCGCGCCGACGTCATCG
- a CDS encoding sphingomyelin phosphodiesterase: MMRRFGLVLALVTLVGCGAVGPGLQGPLGSRLSARAEEGVTLRLLSYNVFGLPAPLGKELKKRFAAIPQAIAGHDVVGLQETFTGESERILESGVYPHAYRQDKGTLFHPQSSGLTILSKYPLGDIRFRPFRKCATTDCLAQKGVLFARLDVPKVGPVDIYDTHFQAHAPYEQVRVEDVKDLVTFFKENDQGHPAFFLGDFNMLEDEDAYGHFKEMLGPIDAFRKANPTDPGYTADPGNPWRDRARAPEGERIDYVFYLPGRDVDVEVLDSRVTLKDQPLSDHYGVAATIRLAPRRRI; this comes from the coding sequence ATGATGCGTCGGTTCGGTCTGGTCCTGGCTCTGGTTACCCTGGTCGGTTGCGGAGCGGTGGGCCCGGGGCTGCAAGGGCCTCTCGGGTCGCGTCTTTCCGCCCGCGCCGAGGAGGGCGTCACCCTCAGGCTCCTCTCGTACAACGTCTTCGGGTTGCCGGCGCCGCTGGGCAAGGAGCTCAAGAAGCGTTTCGCGGCCATCCCCCAGGCTATCGCGGGCCACGACGTGGTGGGGTTGCAGGAGACTTTCACCGGAGAATCCGAGCGCATCCTGGAGTCGGGCGTCTACCCGCATGCCTACCGGCAGGACAAGGGCACCCTGTTCCATCCGCAATCCAGCGGCCTGACCATCCTGTCGAAGTATCCGCTCGGCGACATCCGCTTCCGGCCGTTCCGCAAGTGCGCCACCACCGATTGCCTGGCCCAGAAGGGCGTGCTCTTCGCCCGCCTGGACGTGCCGAAGGTCGGGCCGGTGGACATCTATGACACGCACTTCCAGGCCCATGCCCCTTACGAGCAGGTGCGGGTCGAGGACGTCAAGGACCTGGTAACGTTCTTCAAGGAAAACGACCAGGGCCATCCCGCCTTCTTCCTGGGCGATTTCAACATGCTCGAGGACGAAGACGCCTACGGGCACTTCAAGGAAATGCTCGGCCCGATCGACGCGTTCCGCAAGGCCAACCCCACCGACCCGGGCTACACGGCCGATCCCGGCAACCCCTGGCGCGATCGTGCCCGCGCCCCGGAAGGCGAGCGCATCGACTACGTCTTCTACCTGCCGGGCCGCGACGTGGACGTCGAGGTGCTGGACAGCAGGGTCACGCTCAAGGACCAACCCCTCTCCGACCATTACGGCGTGGCCGCGACCATCCGCCTGGCGCCGCGCCGGCGAATCTAG